In Rutidosis leptorrhynchoides isolate AG116_Rl617_1_P2 chromosome 2, CSIRO_AGI_Rlap_v1, whole genome shotgun sequence, one genomic interval encodes:
- the LOC139891796 gene encoding uncharacterized protein — MPLERISPSVRYGGSDVGCSTSSSMIKRNRITSTSSTLIRNRLTRSSIRRPNQNVVTPFSERPAAHNDDNARLVDASNNVVFNKSDTVVYNTVSKQILSVWHLFNPSLFQSRNRGIPPLPTTVQSKVRRTPTTKPGRGNPNTSRPNATEPQNIQGS, encoded by the exons ATGCCGCTCGAGAGAATTTCACCATCTGTACGTTATGGTGGAAGTGATGTTGGTTGCTCGACTTCTTCTTCGATGATAAAAAGAAATCGCATTACGTCGACTTCTTCGACGCTAATAAGAAATCGTTTAACAAGGTCGTCTATCAGACGTCCAAACCAAAACGTCGTTACTCCTTTCTCCGAAAGACCTGCAGCCCATAACGACGACAATGCGCGGTTGGTTGATGCTTCTAATAATGTAG TATTTAACAAATCAGACACTGTAGTTTACAACACAGTTTCAAAACAGATTCTAAGCGTCTGGCATCTCTTCAACCCATCTCTATTTCAATCAAGAAATCGAGGAATACCACCGCTTCCTACCACG GTACAAAGCAAAGTTCGAAGAACGCCCACTACTAAACCTGGACGAGGAAACCCAAACACTAGCAGACCTAATGCTACAGAACCCCAAAACATACAAG GATCTTAG